The DNA sequence AATACGTAAGGGAAATGTGATGAATTACCAAGAGGCCTATAAACAGTTTAATGCGCTCTTTGAAAATGAGCTAAGTCCAGAAGCAGCAGCTCAATTTTTAGTGGAACTCTATGAGCGAGGTGAAAGCTTTGAAGAGATCGCTGCAGCTGCCAAAGTTATGCGCGAGCATAGCGTTAAACTCGATATTCCAGAACATTTGAAAGCAGAAATTATTGACATCGTAGGAACGGGTGGCGATAAAAGCGGTACGTTTAATATTTCGACTACAACGTCTATCGTCCTAGCCTCTCTTGGCTGTAAAGTCGCCAAACATGGTAGTGGTTCTGCAACCTCACTTTCAGGGAGTGCAGATGTCCTTAAAGCACTAGGACTTAACCTTGCATTAACGCCTGAAAAACAGATCAAAATGCTTGAAGAGTGTGGTTTTGTTTTTATGTTTGCGATGAACCATCATCCGTGTATGAAACATATTATGCCAATTCGTAAAAGCCTCTCACACCGTACCATTTTCAATATGTTAGGACCGCTTGCCAATCCCGCAGGTGCTCAAAAACAGATGATTGGTGTTTTCCATGTGGATTATATTGAGCGTTTTAGCAAAGCTTTAAGAGAACTAGGAACACTTAAAAGTATGGTCGTTAGTTCACTCGATGGCTTAGATGAAGTGAGTATTTGCTCACCTACGCGTTACACGATGATTGAGGATCAAATCATCACTGAAGGTGAAATCGACCCGCAAATGTATGGCTTTAAACTAGCGCCGTTAGAAGCCATCAAAGGCGGTGACAGTGTCCAAAATGCTGAGATTACACGTGCCATTTTACGGGGTGACGAAAAAGGGGCAAAATTAGATGTTGTTCTTTTAAATGGAGCATGTGCTTTGATGATTGATGGCAAAGCTAGAGACATGCAAGAGGGCATTGAGATGATGAAAGAATCGATTGCAAGCAAAAAAGCTTGGGATAAGCTCGGCGAGATTATCAAACTCTCTTATCTTGTATGAGTCAAACGTCTTATGAGAAAGTGTGTGACTTAGCACACTTGGAAAGTTTTGCTAAAGAGATACAAACGGAGCTTGGAAGCTCAGGTGTATTACTGCTTCGTGGCAATCTTGCAAGCGGAAAAACGGCTTTTGTGAAAGCATTTGCTAAAGCTTTAGGTATTGATGAGGCTATCTCTTCACCGACATTTTCGATTTTGCATGAATACGCGGGAAAACTTTTTCACTATGACATCTATCAATGTGGAACAGATGGATTTCTCAAAAGTGGATTGATCGAAAAATTTGACTGTGAGGGGTATCATCTCATTGAATGGGGTGATAGTGCATTTGAAAAACTATTGCATCATTTTGGCATAGGTTACAGTACAATTGACATAGAAACAATGGATTTAAAACGCAATTACAAGGTTCATATAAATGCATACGCTTAAAGTTCAAGAATTACAAAAAATGATTAAAAAAACAGAGATTATTAAAGGTGTTTCGCTGGATGTTCAAAGTGGCGAAGTTGTAGGTCTTTTAGGTCCCAATGGTGCGGGTAAAACAACTATGTTTTATATGATCTGTGGGCTTATTGATCCAAGTGCTGGTGCTGTTTATTTTGACGACCACGATGTCACCAAAATACCTTTACATGTAAGAGCAAAACTAGGCATTGGTTACCTTCCTCAAGAATCAAGTATTTTTAAAGACCTCAGTGTTGAAGAGAACATTATGCTTGCGGCTGAAATTGTTTATCCCAATAAAGAAGATGCGATGAAGCGTGTGGAAGAGCTTTTAAATTTGCTCAATATTGAACCGATTCGTAAACGTAACGGTGTAAGTCTAAGCGGAGGAGAACGCCGTCGTTGTGAGATCGCACGCTCTTTAGTTTTACAACCTAAATTTCTTCTCTTGGATGAGCCTTTTGCGGGTGTCGATCCTATCGCGGTGGCAGATATACAAGGCATTGTACAAGAGCTTGCACAGCTTGATATTGGTGTTTTAATTACCGATCATAATGTTCGTGAAACGCTTGCAATTTGTGATAGAGCGTATGTCCTCAAAGATGGTGCATTGCTAGCAAGTGGAAGCAGTGAAGAAGTCGCACAAAATAAACTGGTGAAAACCTATTATCTTGGCGAAGATTTTAGATTTTAGCGCATAGGGGAGATGGGTTTTGAAACTTAGGGTTTCTGGCACACAAACAACCAAACAAAAGTTCTCCTCGACACTTAGAGGTTGGCTTCCAATACTCCAAGCAAATTTGGATAGCCTCGTGGAAACACTGGAGCCTTTTGTTCAAGAAAATCCTTTCATCAGCGTCAAATCAGGCTCAGAAACCCCTGATAAACGCTTTGAAAAGAAAAGCTTTTTCTCTGAAGTGGCTAAAACATCCGTTTCCGATACCATTGAAGCGTTAACACTCGATAAAAAATCTCTTTTTCAAACACTCAGCGAACAGGTCAATCCACCGCTTTTTCCTACGGAAAAATCACAACGTATCGCCTACGAGATTATTGAAAATATCAATTCTGAGGGTTATTTTGAAGTTCAAGCTTTGGCTGAAATCGCAAAAAAATTGGACGTCAAACCAGAAGAAATTGAAAAGATAAGACAGCGTTTTGCTTATCTCGATCCTTTGGGTATTGGTGCTTTAGATGTAAAAGAGACCTTTTTATTTCAACTACAAGATCTCTCTTTGGAAGATGATCTTTATACGATGGTTGAAAAGCTCATCATCAATTTTGAAAACATCGAATCTTTTTGCAAAGAGCCACTCTTTCATGAAGCACTAAATATCATTAAACGCTTCCGAAATCCCCCCGCTATTGATTTTTTAGAAGATGAAAAAGAGGTCATACCTGATATTTTTATCTATGATCTTGAGGGAGCCATTGAAGTAAGGTTGAATGATGCTTACTATCCTGAGGTGATTATTGACACCGATGGACTCGATGAAAATCATAGTTTTGTTTCGCAGAAAATCAAAGATGCTAAAGATCTCATTGATGCTCTTGAAATGCGCAAAGCAACACTTTATAAGATTGGTTTGATGATCGTTGAGTATCAGTATGATTTTTTCTTTGGAAAAGCTATAAAGCCTATGAAGCTCAAAGATTTAGCGGATGATCTAGGGCGCAATCCCTCAACGATTTCGCGAGCGATAGCAGGTAAATACCTCTCATGTTCACGTGGTGTCATACCACTGAAACAGTTTTTTGCAACAGCAGTGGAAGAAGATATTTCTAACAGTGCGATTAAAGAGTATATGATCGAGTTAGTTAAAAACGAGAGTAAACTCAAGCCACTCAGTGACATCAAGCTTCTAGAACTGATTGAGGGAAAATTCAACATCAAAATGGTGCGACGAACCATTACAAAGTACCGTCAGCAGTTTAACATCGCAAGCTCATCAGAGCGCAAAAAACTCTATACTCTTAAA is a window from the Sulfurospirillum oryzae genome containing:
- the trpD gene encoding anthranilate phosphoribosyltransferase; the encoded protein is MNYQEAYKQFNALFENELSPEAAAQFLVELYERGESFEEIAAAAKVMREHSVKLDIPEHLKAEIIDIVGTGGDKSGTFNISTTTSIVLASLGCKVAKHGSGSATSLSGSADVLKALGLNLALTPEKQIKMLEECGFVFMFAMNHHPCMKHIMPIRKSLSHRTIFNMLGPLANPAGAQKQMIGVFHVDYIERFSKALRELGTLKSMVVSSLDGLDEVSICSPTRYTMIEDQIITEGEIDPQMYGFKLAPLEAIKGGDSVQNAEITRAILRGDEKGAKLDVVLLNGACALMIDGKARDMQEGIEMMKESIASKKAWDKLGEIIKLSYLV
- the tsaE gene encoding tRNA (adenosine(37)-N6)-threonylcarbamoyltransferase complex ATPase subunit type 1 TsaE, which codes for MSQTSYEKVCDLAHLESFAKEIQTELGSSGVLLLRGNLASGKTAFVKAFAKALGIDEAISSPTFSILHEYAGKLFHYDIYQCGTDGFLKSGLIEKFDCEGYHLIEWGDSAFEKLLHHFGIGYSTIDIETMDLKRNYKVHINAYA
- the lptB gene encoding LPS export ABC transporter ATP-binding protein; its protein translation is MHTLKVQELQKMIKKTEIIKGVSLDVQSGEVVGLLGPNGAGKTTMFYMICGLIDPSAGAVYFDDHDVTKIPLHVRAKLGIGYLPQESSIFKDLSVEENIMLAAEIVYPNKEDAMKRVEELLNLLNIEPIRKRNGVSLSGGERRRCEIARSLVLQPKFLLLDEPFAGVDPIAVADIQGIVQELAQLDIGVLITDHNVRETLAICDRAYVLKDGALLASGSSEEVAQNKLVKTYYLGEDFRF
- a CDS encoding RNA polymerase factor sigma-54 — protein: MKLRVSGTQTTKQKFSSTLRGWLPILQANLDSLVETLEPFVQENPFISVKSGSETPDKRFEKKSFFSEVAKTSVSDTIEALTLDKKSLFQTLSEQVNPPLFPTEKSQRIAYEIIENINSEGYFEVQALAEIAKKLDVKPEEIEKIRQRFAYLDPLGIGALDVKETFLFQLQDLSLEDDLYTMVEKLIINFENIESFCKEPLFHEALNIIKRFRNPPAIDFLEDEKEVIPDIFIYDLEGAIEVRLNDAYYPEVIIDTDGLDENHSFVSQKIKDAKDLIDALEMRKATLYKIGLMIVEYQYDFFFGKAIKPMKLKDLADDLGRNPSTISRAIAGKYLSCSRGVIPLKQFFATAVEEDISNSAIKEYMIELVKNESKLKPLSDIKLLELIEGKFNIKMVRRTITKYRQQFNIASSSERKKLYTLKF